TACGATTCTCAGTACCTTTTAACACGATTCGCAGTACCTTTTAATACGATTCGCAGTACCTTTCTGTTTTTATAGCCTTATGCCGATTGAAGCATTTACGAACCAGTCGTTCAGATAGCCACTGGTCTTATTGTGACTGAAGCGACTATTATGAAACTGTCCATATGCACTCATGAAATAGCGTCCAAAATTGTAGGTAAGTGACAGACGACTATTGATATCAAGTGAAGGATTACTATTTATCGTTTTTTCTTCCTGAGGTGCAATCTTAATGTGATCGTAGAACCAGTTGTCCCAATCCTCATTTTCAATATCATTATTCCAGAATGTTGGGTCCGTCATTAGTTGTTCCATATTAGTGGAATAGGAATAGGTTCTTATTCTATTCACAAAGGTAACCATTGGCACAGCCATTATACTGATTAACAGACCATTTTCTCTGTTTGTGCCCGAAGGAGCAATCGACCAATTATAAGCATACCCCACTCCTACGCTTGCCTGCCAAAGTTTTACTCGTCCCAGTCCATGCATCAGATATATCAGATCACCATTCGTATGATCAGCATAGTCAATATGACTATAGTAGTACATTGCTCCCGCTACGACAGAACCTGCAGAACGTTTCTGAATCACCGACTGGTCATAGGCGGCAGCATAAGAGAAGCGTTTCCCATTAAAAAAATAATATCCATCAGCAGTAACTGTACGCACCTTGATTGGGTCACGCAATTGAACTTGACTCCAGTCCTCCTTGTTTTCCTCACCCACCAAATCACTGGACAGGTCGAAATTTGGAGCATCATTATCAAATGAATGAAAACGAATACTGATACCATAAGCACCACCTGTTGCTCCAAGAGTAAAATAGCTACCTTTATCGCCAGCAACATTGACTGTATATCCTAAGCCATAACCTCTATAACCAGCCCAAACGCCTATATATCTGGATGGCTCAGTCTTCATGTAGGGTGAAGCTTCGTAGTAGGCATCCATAATGGTGCCCTCTGTTTTCATTGATACTACACTCTGGTTTGCATTTCCTTTGACTATGAATTGCCAGGCTTTTTCAGGTGCATCAATGTAGCGACGGTCAACACCTCTGACCGACATCGCATCGATTAGCGTGCCCACTTTTCTTACAAATCGTTCTACGCCCGTCTGTGCGAACAAAGATGTACAGGCTAATGAAACCAGAATAACTGCCAAGGACCTTCTCATTGCATATGATTGATTCATAAAGGGGCACCCCATTCGATGAAGTGCCCCTTTATAGAATTATCAAAGAAGCGTGTCAGTCTTATGCTTCTTCCTCTGGTTTCATATTAGTATAAACAGTCTGAACGTCATCGAAATCTTCAAGTTTCTCAACCATCTTATCGATAGTCTCACGCTCTTCAGCGGTAACGTCTTTCAGATCGTTGGGAATACGAGTAAACTCTGCACCGGTAACTTCGAAGCCATTCTCTTCCAGATGCTTCTGTACTGCACTGAAACTTGAAGGATCAGCGTAGATGGTGATGCTGTTCTCTTCCTCATCCTCATCATACTCGTCTTCAACACCGTAGTCAATCAGATCGAGAATCATCTCGTCCATATCCAGACCATCCTTTTTCTTAAAGGTAAATACCGACTTATGGTCGAAAAGGAACGACAGTGATCCCTGAGTACCCAGGTTACCATTGAACTTATTGAACACCGAACGAACATCACCCACGGTACGAGTAGTATTGTCGGTCAGGGTCTCTATGAAGATAGCGATTCCGTGAGGTCCGTATCCCTCGTATGTAACTTCCTTATAATCGCTCTGGTCTTTACCCATTGCATTTTTGATGGCACGCTCGATATTATCCTTCGGCATGTTCTCACGCTTAGCGTTAGCTATAATAGCACGCAGCGCAGGATTGTTCTCTGGCTCTGGACCACCAGCCTTCACGGCAATGGCAATCTGCTTACCAATCTTAGTAAATGTCTTGGCCATGTGGCCCCATCTCTTCAGCTTTGTAGCTTTACGATATTCAAATGCTCTTCCCATTTTATAATAGATAATTTATAATTAACAATTTGGTTATTAACGAAGTTCTGCATTCAGCTGCTTCTTCAGATTCTGGATCAACTTCTGCATGATAGCATCAATCTGCTTATCGTTCATTGTCTTCTCAGCATCCTGAAGAATAAAGTTTACTGCATACGATTTCTTTCCTGCTGGCAGCTTATCGCCTTCATAAACGTCAAACAACACTACCTGTTTCAGCAATTTTTTCTCAGTCTGACGGGCAATCTGTTCAATCTGAGCGAACTCAACATTATTATCAACCAACAGAGCAAGATCTCGGCTGACTGCAGGATGCTTTGAAATCTCTGTAAAGTTAACAACGTTTTTCTTTGTTGCTTTCATCAACTGTGTCCAATTCAACTGGGCAAAGAATACAGGCTGCGCCAAATCGAACTTCTTCAACAATTTCTTCGACAGGATTCCCATCTCAACAAGTTTCTTGCCGCCACGATTCTCTATCACAAGACCTGCAGAGAAATTGGCATCTTCCAACTTCTTGGTAATGGTAGCGCCCATATTCAGTCCGATACGTTGTAGAATATTCTGGACATGTGCTGAGAGCTCATAGTAAGAACTTTCCTCGTTAGGATGCGCCCATGAACCTTCAACTCGCTTACCAGTAATCCACATACCCAAGAAATTCTCTTCCTTGTAAGCTTGAATAGGATTTTCATCATTCGCCTTTTCTGGATCGAAAAAGTAGCAGTTACCGAACTCAAAGAAACGCAGGTTCTGAGCTTTACGCTTCACGTTGTGTTCTATACTCTCCAAACCGCCATAGAGTAATGTCTGGCGCATCACGCCAAGGTCTGAAGACAACGGATTCATAATCTTCACCAGTTGAGGATTAAGAGTAGGTGACTGAGAATTTTGGCCACCATCTTCCTCAGCATAATATGCTACTTTTGTCAAAGAATTGTTCAGAATTTCGTTGAAACCGGCACCTACAAGCTGCTCACTCACTAGATTCTGCAGTTTGTGCTTGCGATCCTCTTCACCTTTAATCACAAGACTCGATTTCAACTGAGTAGGAATCTCTACATTGTTATATCCATATATACGTAGAATATCCTCAACAACGTCACATGGACGCTGAACATCCACACGATATGCAGGTACCTCAATCAGCAACCCATCAGCACCCTCAGAGAGCACCTTCATTTCAAGAGACTCACAGATACCTTTCACAGTCTCTTGTGGGATATTCTTGCCAATGAGTGAGTTCACATAGCCGTACTGCAAAGACACACGGGCATTCTCGATAGG
The sequence above is a segment of the Prevotella sp. E9-3 genome. Coding sequences within it:
- the pheT gene encoding phenylalanine--tRNA ligase subunit beta; amino-acid sequence: MNISYKWLKEYVDFDLTPQQVCDALTSTGLEVDALEEVQTIRGGLKGLYVGKVLTCEMHPNSDHLHVTTVDLGKGEPSQIVCGAPNVAAGQKVIVADLGCVLYDGDQEFVIKKSKLRGVESCGMICAEDEIGVGTSHDGIIVLPEDAVVGTPAAEYYHLESDWLIEVDITANRADGLSHWGVARDLYAWLCQRNAEGTLHYEGKMHRPVVGEFVADNHDLPIEVKIENTEACKRYACVSITGCEVKESPEWLKNKLQTIGLRPINNIVDITNYIMMAYGQPLHCFDADMVKGHKIVVKTMPEGTPFVTLDGEEHKLSDRDLAICNEEEPMCIAGVFGGKGSGTYETTKNVVLESAYFHPTWIRKSARRHGLSTDASFRFERGIDPNGVIYALQQAALLCKELAGGKISMDICDVYPEPIENARVSLQYGYVNSLIGKNIPQETVKGICESLEMKVLSEGADGLLIEVPAYRVDVQRPCDVVEDILRIYGYNNVEIPTQLKSSLVIKGEEDRKHKLQNLVSEQLVGAGFNEILNNSLTKVAYYAEEDGGQNSQSPTLNPQLVKIMNPLSSDLGVMRQTLLYGGLESIEHNVKRKAQNLRFFEFGNCYFFDPEKANDENPIQAYKEENFLGMWITGKRVEGSWAHPNEESSYYELSAHVQNILQRIGLNMGATITKKLEDANFSAGLVIENRGGKKLVEMGILSKKLLKKFDLAQPVFFAQLNWTQLMKATKKNVVNFTEISKHPAVSRDLALLVDNNVEFAQIEQIARQTEKKLLKQVVLFDVYEGDKLPAGKKSYAVNFILQDAEKTMNDKQIDAIMQKLIQNLKKQLNAELR
- a CDS encoding DUF4421 family protein, whose product is MRRSLAVILVSLACTSLFAQTGVERFVRKVGTLIDAMSVRGVDRRYIDAPEKAWQFIVKGNANQSVVSMKTEGTIMDAYYEASPYMKTEPSRYIGVWAGYRGYGLGYTVNVAGDKGSYFTLGATGGAYGISIRFHSFDNDAPNFDLSSDLVGEENKEDWSQVQLRDPIKVRTVTADGYYFFNGKRFSYAAAYDQSVIQKRSAGSVVAGAMYYYSHIDYADHTNGDLIYLMHGLGRVKLWQASVGVGYAYNWSIAPSGTNRENGLLISIMAVPMVTFVNRIRTYSYSTNMEQLMTDPTFWNNDIENEDWDNWFYDHIKIAPQEEKTINSNPSLDINSRLSLTYNFGRYFMSAYGQFHNSRFSHNKTSGYLNDWFVNASIGIRL
- a CDS encoding YebC/PmpR family DNA-binding transcriptional regulator — its product is MGRAFEYRKATKLKRWGHMAKTFTKIGKQIAIAVKAGGPEPENNPALRAIIANAKRENMPKDNIERAIKNAMGKDQSDYKEVTYEGYGPHGIAIFIETLTDNTTRTVGDVRSVFNKFNGNLGTQGSLSFLFDHKSVFTFKKKDGLDMDEMILDLIDYGVEDEYDEDEEENSITIYADPSSFSAVQKHLEENGFEVTGAEFTRIPNDLKDVTAEERETIDKMVEKLEDFDDVQTVYTNMKPEEEA